In Erigeron canadensis isolate Cc75 chromosome 6, C_canadensis_v1, whole genome shotgun sequence, the following are encoded in one genomic region:
- the LOC122606330 gene encoding 5-methyltetrahydropteroyltriglutamate--homocysteine methyltransferase yields the protein MASHIVGYPRMGPKRELKFALESFWDGKSTAEDLQKVSADLRSSIWKQMSDAGIKYIPSNTFSYYDQVLDTTAMLGAVPSRYNWNGGEIGFDTYFSMARGNASVPAMEMTKWFDTNYHFIVPELGPEVKFSYASHKAVTEYKEAKALGVDTVPVFVGPVSYLLLSKPAKGVEKTFDLLSLLDKILPIYKEVIAELKAAGATCIQFDEATLVKDLEAYQLEAFTKAYSELQSACSGLDVIVATYFADVPAEAFKTLTSLPGVTGFTFDLVRGEKTLDLIKSSFPSGKYLFAGVVDGRNIWANDLAGSLTLLESLEAVVGKDKLVVSTSCSLLHTAVDLVNETKLDDEIKSWLAFAAQKVVEVNALAKALAGHKDEAYFSANAAAQASRKSSPRVTNEAVQKAAAALRGSDHRRATNVSARLDAQQKKLNLPILPTTTIGSFPQTIELRRVRREYKAKKISEEEYVKAIKEEIFKVVQLQEELDIDVLVHGEPERNDMVEYFGEQLSGFAFTANGWVQSYGSRCVKPPIIYGDVSRPKAMTVFWSSMAQEMTKRPMKGMLTGPVTILNWSFVRNDQPRFETCYQIALAIKDEVEDLEKAGITVIQIDEAALREGLPLRKAEHAFYLDWAVHSFRITNVGVADTTQIHTHMCYSNFNDIIHSIINMDADVITIENSRSDEKLLSVFREGVKYGAGIGPGVYDIHSPRIPSMEEIHDRVNKMLAVLETNILWVNPDCGLKTRKYGEVKPALQNMVTAAKKLRAELASAK from the exons ATGGCATCTCACATTGTTGGTTATCCCCGTATGGGACCCAAGAGAGAGTTGAAATTTGCTCTTGAATCTTTCTGGGATGGTAAAAGCACTGCTGAGGATTTGCAGAAGGTGTCTGCTGATCTTAGGTCATCCATCTGGAAACAGATGTCTGATGCTGGCATCAAGTACATCCCAAGCAACACCTTTTCGTACTATGACCAGGTTCTTGACACCACTGCCATGCTTGGTGCCGTCCCTTCAAGGTACAACTGGAACGGTGGTGAGATTGGTTTCGACACTTACTTCTCAATGGCCAGAGGAAATGCCTCTGTCCCTGCTATGGAAATGACTAAGTGGTTCGACACCAACTA CCATTTCATCGTCCCAGAGTTGGGCCCTGAAGTGAAATTCTCGTACGCTTCTCACAAGGCCGTGACTGAATACAAGGAGGCGAAGGCT CTTGGAGTTGACACTGTTCCAGTTTTTGTTGGACCCGTCAGCTACTTATTGCTATCAAAACCTGCTAAAGGTGTTGAGAAGACCTTCGATCTTCTATCCCTTCTTGATAAAATCCTTCCGATCTACAA GGAAGTCATTGCTGAGTTGAAGGCAGCTGGTGCTACATGCATCCAATTTGATGAGGCTACCCTTGTGAAGGATCTTGAGGCCTACCAATTGGAAGCTTTCACCAAGGCCTACTCTGAATTACAATCAGCTTGCTCTGGTCTTGATGTTATTGTTGCAACCTACTTTGCCGACGTTCCAGCTGAAGCATTCAAAACCCTCACTTCCTTGCCTGGAGTTACTGGTTTCACTTTTGATTTGGTCCGTGGTGAAAAGACTCTTGACTTGATCAAAAGCAGCTTCCCATCAGGCAAATACCTCTTCGCTGGAGTTGTTGATGGAAGGAACATTTGGGCTAACGATCTTGCTGGATCTCTCACCCTTCTAGAGTCTCTTGAGGCTGTTGTgggaaaag ATAAGCTTGTTGTTTCCACTTCTTGCTCACTCCTCCACACTGCTGTTGATCTTGTTAATGAGACCAAGTTGGATGATGAAATCAAATCATGGCTCGCATTTGCTGCCCAAAAGGTCGTTGAAGTCAATGCATTGGCCAAGGCTCTTGCTGGCCACAAAGATGAG GCATACTTCTCAGCTAATGCTGCTGCTCAGGCTTCAAGGAAGTCCTCTCCAAGAGTGACAAATGAAGCCGTTCAGAAGGCT GCTGCTGCTTTGAGGGGTTCTGACCACCGTCGTGCCACCAATGTTAGCGCCAGACTTGATGCCCAACAGAAGAAACTCAACCTTCCAATCCTCCCCACCACCACTATTGGTTCTTTCCCACAAACCATCGAGCTCAGGAGAGTTCGCCGTGAGTACAAGGCTAAGAA GATATCTGAGGAAGAGTATGTTAAGGCCATTAAAGAGGAGATCTTTAAAGTTGTCCAGCTCCAGGAAGAACTTGACATTGATGTGCTCGTCCACGGAGAGCCAGag AGAAACGATATGGTTGAGTACTTTGGTGAACAATTATCTGGTTTTGCCTTCACCGCCAATGGATGGGTGCAATCATATGGATCTCGTTGTGTCAAGCCACCAATCATCTATGGTGATGTCAGCCGACCCAAGGCCATGACCGTCTTCTGGTCCTCCATGGCTCAGGAAATGACTAAGCGCCCAATGAAGGGTATGCTTACCGGCCCAGTCACCATTCTCAACTGGTCCTTTGTCCGTAATGACCAGCCCAG atttgaaacttgctACCAGATTGCTTTGGCTATTAAGGATGAAGTTGAGGACCTTGAGAAGGCTGGAATCACAGTGATCCAAATTGATGAGGCTGCTTTGAGAGAAGGATTGCCACTCAGGAAAGCCGAGCATGCTTTCTACTTGGACTGGGCTGTCCACTCTTTCAGAATCACTAACGTGGGCGTTGCTGACACCACCCAGATCCACACCCATATGTGCTACTCAAACTTCAATGACATCATTCACTCCATCATCAACATGGATGCTGATGTGATCACGATTGAGAACTCACGATCTGACGAGAAGCTTCTTTCAGTGTTCCGTGAGGGAGTCAAGTACGGTGCAGGAATTGGTCCCGGTGTGTATGACATCCACTCTCCAAGAATCCCATCCATGGAAGAGATTCATGACAGAGTTAACAAGATGCTTGCAGTGTTGGAGACCAACATTTTGTGGGTGAACCCCGACTGTGGGCTGAAGACCCGTAAGTATGGTGAGGTCAAGCCAGCCCTACAGAACATGGTTACAGCCGCCAAGAAGCTTCGTGCCGAGCTTGCCAGTGCTAAGTGA